A window from Citrus sinensis cultivar Valencia sweet orange chromosome 5, DVS_A1.0, whole genome shotgun sequence encodes these proteins:
- the LOC102611369 gene encoding uncharacterized TPR repeat-containing protein At1g05150-like yields the protein MATRGSRSEKVKRIFQQFDTNRDGGLNREEMAALVVAVNPRVKFSDEQINAILDEVFRTYGEFIDGEKGLTYDGLLRTYDDGAGDVDRDFDALGLELNLDENKGLSMVSEASSSSIVDERAIASQKKQRTAAWAVSPNHGIVFDDTWKIVDDLEILVKRLKAKQAKDGKLKGDNSDAFSDAGWSRELGTSAEISEKRVFWEESTHDYAVFVKELGVLRNRADGARSREEAFDGHMAIGRVLYEHQLFKEALVSFKRACELQPTDVRPHFRAGNCLYVLGRYREAKEEYLLALEAAETGGNQWAYLLPQIYVNLGIALEGEGMVLSACEYYRESAILCPTHFRALKLLGSALFGVGEYRAAVKALEEAIFIKPDYADAHCDLASALHAMGEDERAIEVFQKAIDLKPGHVDALYNLGGLYMDLGRFQRASEMYARVLAVWPNHWRAQLNKAVSLLGAGETEEAKKALKEALKMTNRVELHDAVSHLKQLQKKKSKGNRGTNGEGGFDIVEPSKFKTVGERTTVRQDLANALEIRAFQKITRLSRCDVELLKKEMSETDVPLSYSGGGGPQKSIRKPNLEEILRKFLHFLKPETFQGAVKAINERILSVLDETGSARVDLGMFYAILAPICSGSPEKRKRVAFDALLWRPVNEGSTQVRKVDAVRYIKLLRAVYIPSHGVSEMMEVHGEADSSMVSLSEFLVMFDDPDWGFGIMSTLMKLEAGDRNRHGRHVCSVCRYPIIGSRFKEMKSHFSLCSQCYSEGKVPPTFKQDEYKFKEYGSESEAMKDKCICFTSQSHNAS from the coding sequence atggctacGAGAGGAAGCAGATCAGAGAAAGTGAAGAgaatttttcaacaatttgaCACGAACCGCGACGGTGGCCTTAATAGAGAAGAAATGGCGGCTTTAGTGGTGGCCGTAAACCCTAGAGTCAAATTCAGCGACGAACAAATCAACGCAATTCTCGACGAAGTATTCCGTACTTACGGCGAGTTCATCGACGGTGAGAAGGGTTTAACTTACGACGGTTTGTTACGGACCTACGATGATGGTGCTGGTGACGTGGACAGAGATTTCGATGCGTTAGGCCTCGAGCTCAATTTGGACGAAAACAAAGGGCTCTCCATGGTTTCTGAAGCTTCTTCGTCATCAATTGTTGACGAGAGGGCAATTGCGTcgcaaaagaaacaaagaacgGCCGCTTGGGCGGTTTCGCCCAATCACGGGATAGTGTTTGATGACACGTGGAAGATTGTCGATGATTTGGAGATTCTGGTGAAGAGACTGAAAGCGAAGCAAGCAAAAGATGGGAAATTGAAAGGTGATAATTCTGATGCTTTTTCGGACGCTGGGTGGTCTAGAGAATTGGGAACGTCAGCTGAAATATCTGAAAAAAGGGTATTTTGGGAAGAATCGACACATGATTATGCTGTTTTTGTTAAGGAATTGGGGGTTTTGAGAAATAGAGCAGATGGGGCTAGGTCTAGAGAAGAAGCTTTTGATGGCCATATGGCTATTGGTAGGGTTTTGTACGAGCACCAATTGTTTAAAGAGGCTTTGGTTAGTTTTAAAAGGGCTTGTGAACTGCAACCAACAGATGTTAGGCCACATTTTAGAGCTGGGAATTGTTTGTATGTTCTTGGGAGATATAGAGAGGCAAAAGAGGAGTATTTGTTGGCTCTGGAGGCTGCTGAGACGGGTGGTAATCAATGGGCATACTTGCTTCCTCAGATTTATGTCAATCTTGGCATTGCGCTCGAAGGTGAAGGTATGGTTTTAAGTGCCTGTGAGTATTATAGAGAATCTGCAATTCTTTGCCCAACTCATTTTAGAGCTTTGAAGTTATTGGGTAGTGCACTTTTTGGGGTGGGAGAGTACAGGGCAGCTGTTAAGGCATTAGAAGAggctatttttataaaaccagACTATGCAGATGCGCATTGTGATTTAGCATCAGCTTTGCATGCCATGGGTGAGGATGAGAGGGCAATTGAGGTGTTTCAGAAAGCTATTGATTTGAAACCGGGTCATGTAGACGCATTGTACAACTTGGGCGGGCTCTACATGGACTTGGGTAGGTTCCAAAGAGCTTCTGAGATGTATGCTAGGGTTTTAGCAGTGTGGCCAAACCATTGGCGGGCACAACTCAACAAGGCTGTCTCATTGTTAGGGGCTGGAGAAACTGAAGAGGCAAAGAAAGCGTTGAAGGAAGCTTTGAAAATGACAAATAGGGTTGAGTTGCATGATGCAGTATCGCATCTGAAGCAATTACAGAAAAAGAAGTCAAAAGGTAATAGAGGCACCAATGGGGAAGGGGGTTTTGATATTGTAGAACCCTCAAAATTCAAGACTGTTGGTGAGAGGACTACTGTTAGGCAGGATTTAGCGAATGCTCTGGAGATTAGGGCTTTCCAGAAAATTACTAGGTTGAGTCGATGTGATGTGGAGCttctaaagaaagaaatgagTGAAACTGATGTACCACTGTCTTATTCTGGAGGTGGTGGTCCTCAGAAATCCATACGTAAGCCTAATTTGGAGGAAATTCTCCGCAAGTTCCTTCATTTCCTAAAGCCTGAAACTTTTCAAGGGGCTGTCAAAGCAATAAATGAGAGGATCCTCTCTGTCTTGGATGAAACTGGCTCAGCCAGGGTGGACTTGGGCATGTTTTATGCTATTCTCGCACCCATTTGCAGTGGTTCTCCAGAAAAGCGGAAACGAGTTGCCTTTGATGCACTTCTGTGGCGTCCTGTTAATGAAGGGAGCACTCAGGTTAGAAAGGTTGATGCTGTTAGATACATCAAATTATTGAGGGCTGTTTATATTCCTTCTCACGGGGTTAGTGAAATGATGGAGGTCCATGGAGAAGCAGACTCTTCAATGGTATCCCTCAGCGAGTTTCTTGTCATGTTTGATGATCCTGATTGGGGATTTGGCATCATGTCGACTCTGATGAAGCTTGAAGCTGGGGATAGGAATCGCCATGGACGTCATGTTTGCTCAGTTTGTCGCTACCCAATTATTGGCTCTCGCTTCAAGGAGATGAAATCACATTTTAGTTTATGTAGTCAATGCTACAGTGAGGGAAAGGTGCCACCCACCTTTAAGCAGGATGAATACAAATTTAAGGAGTATGGAAGTGAGTCTGAGGCAATGAAAGATAAGTGCATCTGCTTTACTTCGCAATCGCATAATGCTTCATAG
- the LOC102611661 gene encoding pentatricopeptide repeat-containing protein At1g25360: protein MMTKNADYLPTLANRYASQLQLCDPRNPITSSLARSVHAHMISSGFKPRGHIINRLIDIYCKSLNLVYARKLFDEIPQPDIVARTTLIAAYSASDNVKLAREMFNKTPLKMRDTVFYNAMITAYSHNSNGHAAIELFRDMRRDDVKPDNFTFTSVLSALALIVEEEKQCMQMHCTVVKSGTGLFTSVLNALISVYVKCVSSPFVSSRSLMGAARRVFDEMPERDELSWTTMMTGYVKNDYLDAAREFLDGMSENVGVAWNALISGYVHRELYQEALEMFRKMLMLGIQLDEFTYTTVISACANSGLFRLGKQVHAYLLRTEAKPTPEFSLPVNNALVTLYWKCGKVNEARDIFNQMPERDLVSWNAILSAYVSAGLIDEAKSLFEAMRERNLLSWTVMISGLAQNGYGEEGLKLFSQMRLEGFKPCDYAFAGAITSCAGLGALENGRQLHAQLVHSGYDSSLSAGNALITMYARCGVVEAANCVFNTMPNVDSVSWNAMIAALGQHGNGARAIELYEQMLKEGILPDRITFLTVLSACNHAGLVKEGRRYFETMHGPYGIPPGEDHYARFIDLLCRAGKFSEAKDVIDSLPFKPSAPIWEALLAGCRIHGNIDLGIQAAEQLFQLMPHHAGTYVLLSNMYANLGRWDDAARVRKSMRDRGVKKEPGCSWIEVDNKVHVFLVDDTAHPEAQAVYKYLEQLVLEMRKLGYVPDTKFVLHDMESDQKEYALSTHSEKLAVAFGLMKLPGGATVRVLKNLRICGDCHNAFKFMSKVVGREIVVRDGKRFHHFRDGKCSCGDYW from the coding sequence ATGATGACGAAGAATGCAGATTACCTCCCAACTCTAGCAAACCGTTATGCGTCGCAATTGCAACTCTGTGATCCTAGAAACCCTATCACATCGTCCCTTGCCCGCTCCGTCCATGCCCACATGATATCATCTGGGTTCAAGCCACGTGGGCATATAATCAACCGTCTGATCGATATATATtgtaaatcattaaatttggtATATGCACGGAAACTGTTCGACGAAATTCCCCAGCCGGACATCGTAGCAAGAACAACGTTAATTGCCGCATATTCTGCTTCAGACAATGTAAAGCTGGCTCGCGAGATGTTTAATAAAACCCCATTAAAAATGCGAGATACTGTTTTCTATAATGCGATGATCACTGCATACTCGCATAATAGTAACGGTCATGCTGCCATTGAACTGTTTCGTGATATGAGGCGTGATGATGTTAAGCctgataattttacttttacgAGCGTGCTTAGTGCCTTGGCGCTTATagtagaagaagaaaagcagtGCATGCAAATGCATTGCACAGTGGTGAAGTCCGGAACAGGCCTTTTTACTTCTGTTCTGAATGCACTTATATCTGTCTACGTTAAGTGTGTGTCTTCGCCATTTGTTTCATCACGGTCTTTGATGGGAGCAGCTAGGAGAGTGTTTGATGAGATGCCCGAGAGAGATGAGTTGTCATGGACAACAATGATGACGGGGTATGTGAAGAATGATTATCTTGATGCAGCCCGCGAGTTTCTTGATGGGATGAGTGAAAATGTGGGTGTTGCTTGGAATGCGTTAATTTCAGGCTATGTGCATCGTGAATTGTATCAAGAAGCTTTGGAAATGTTTAGGAAGATGCTTATGTTGGGAATTCAGTTGGATGAGTTTACATACACAACTGTCATTAGCGCTTGCGCTAATTCTGGATTATTTCGGCTTGGAAAGCAAGTGCATGCTTACTTATTGAGGACTGAGGCTAAGCCTACGCCAGAGTTTTCATTACCTGTGAATAATGCTCTTGTTACACTTTACTGGAAATGTGGTAAAGTTAATGAGGCACGAGATATTTTCAATCAGATGCCAGAGAGAGACCTTGTTTCCTGGAATGCTATTTTGTCAGCCTATGTGAGTGCTGGGCTCATTGATGAAGCTAAATCCCTTTTTGAGGCAATGAGGGAGAGGAATCTTTTGTCGTGGACTGTCATGATATCTGGATTAGCACAAAATGGGTATGGGGAAGAAGGTTTGAAGTTGTTTAGTCAGATGAGATTAGAGGGTTTTAAACCATGTGATTATGCATTTGCGGGAGCAATTACTTCTTGTGCAGGGCTTGGAGCATTGGAGAATGGACGCCAGCTCCATGCTCAACTTGTTCATTCTGGGTATGATTCAAGCCTCTCAGCAGGAAATGCATTGATAACCATGTATGCAAGATGTGGTGTTGTTGAGGCAGCCAACTGCGTTTTCAATACAATGCCTAATGTGGACTCAGTATCTTGGAATGCTATGATTGCAGCTCTGGGGCAGCATGGAAATGGTGCTCGAGCAATAGAACTTTACGAGCAGATGTTGAAAGAAGGCATATTACCAGACCGGATAACTTTCCTCACAGTTCTCTCTGCCTGTAACCATGCAGGCTTAGTCAAAGAAGGACGCCGTTATTTTGAAACAATGCATGGCCCTTATGGTATACCTCCTGGTGAAGATCATTATGCCCGATTTATTGATTTGTTGTGTCGAGCTGGAAAATTCTCTGAAGCAAAAGATGTGATTGATTCACTGCCATTCAAACCCAGTGCACCAATTTGGGAGGCTCTTCTTGCTGGCTGTCGCATTCATGGAAACATTGATTTGGGGATTCAAGCAGCAGAACAACTTTTTCAGCTGATGCCACACCATGCTGGGACATATGTACTTTTGTCAAATATGTATGCAAATTTGGGGAGATGGGATGATGCAGCTAGAGTTCGGAAATCAATGAGGGACAGAGGGGTAAAGAAAGAGCCTGGTTGTAGTTGGATAGAGGTCGACAACAAGGTCCATGTATTTTTGGTTGATGACACTGCGCATCCTGAGGCGCAAGCAGTTTACAAATATCTCGAGCAATTGGTTTTGGAGATGAGAAAACTAGGTTATGTCCCGGACACGAAGTTTGTGTTGCATGATATGGAATCTGACCAAAAGGAATATGCCTTGTCTACACACAGCGAGAAGCTTGCAGTTGCATTTGGGCTAATGAAGCTTCCCGGTGGTGCCACAGTTAGGGTATTAAAGAACCTTAGGATCTGTGGTGACTGTCACAATGCATTCAAGTTCATGTCAAAAGTGGTAGGGAGAGAGATAGTTGTGAGAGACGGAAAGagatttcatcattttagggatggcaaatgCTCCTGCGGTGATTACTGGTAG